A portion of the Sphingobacterium spiritivorum genome contains these proteins:
- a CDS encoding PTS sugar transporter, with protein MKKTIISLLAMTLLINYAVSQQKDLNPGFAEFNRSFSKNFKYPFQLEDRCISTVTLMMVTFRNDGSVDLIEFSDSVLDQFKDEFFKVKDKIDFKSVFNDIININQENKVVVIPIFIESEKTGPLGCASNIIASDLKNLYNFSGKPISGNYYLYSGLYIINAVVLN; from the coding sequence ATGAAAAAAACAATCATATCCTTACTTGCTATGACCCTTCTAATAAATTATGCAGTTTCTCAACAAAAGGATCTTAATCCTGGTTTTGCTGAGTTTAATCGCAGTTTTTCTAAGAATTTTAAATATCCTTTTCAATTAGAAGATAGATGTATTTCAACTGTAACTTTAATGATGGTTACATTTCGTAATGATGGAAGTGTTGACTTAATTGAGTTTTCAGATAGTGTACTTGACCAATTTAAAGATGAGTTTTTTAAAGTAAAAGATAAAATAGACTTTAAAAGTGTATTTAATGACATTATTAATATAAATCAAGAGAATAAAGTAGTTGTCATTCCCATATTTATAGAATCTGAAAAAACCGGACCTTTAGGGTGTGCATCTAATATCATTGCTTCGGATCTTAAAAATCTCTATAATTTCTCAGGGAAGCCAATATCAGGAAATTATTATTTATACTCTGGTCTTTATATTATCAATGCAGTTGTATTAAACTGA
- a CDS encoding PTS sugar transporter — protein MKGIILLLVAFLLFLKGSYAQQPNKDSNFAEFKRSFVLNFKYPPELNKNCIPTLTLMFIHFSTDGNVTAIKFSDSALLPFVNEMLRIKDKLDFKSIYKTVSNNNTENRNILIPIQIDADQKGDNGCLSIVGEESLKKLYLFQGQQISGNYYLYKTLYLIDPANSF, from the coding sequence ATGAAAGGAATTATTCTATTATTAGTTGCTTTCCTACTATTTTTAAAGGGAAGCTATGCCCAACAACCAAATAAAGATTCGAATTTTGCAGAATTTAAACGAAGCTTTGTTCTAAACTTCAAATATCCGCCAGAACTGAATAAAAACTGTATACCAACATTGACACTTATGTTTATTCATTTCTCAACTGATGGCAATGTGACAGCAATAAAATTTTCAGATAGTGCTCTTCTCCCATTTGTTAACGAAATGCTTAGAATAAAAGATAAGTTGGATTTTAAAAGTATATATAAAACAGTAAGCAACAACAATACTGAAAACAGAAATATTTTGATACCTATACAGATTGATGCAGATCAGAAAGGTGATAATGGATGTTTATCAATTGTAGGTGAAGAATCACTTAAAAAACTTTATCTTTTTCAAGGACAGCAAATTTCAGGCAATTATTATCTGTACAAGACCTTATATCTGATTGATCCTGCAAATTCTTTCTAA
- the ispE gene encoding 4-(cytidine 5'-diphospho)-2-C-methyl-D-erythritol kinase, which produces MITFPNAKINIGLHIVEKRADGYHNLETVFYPLPVYDVLEFVEAKQKTALHTSGIHIPEGGTNLCLKAFDLLKENFQLPELEIYLHKHIPIGAGLGGGSADAAFFLKSVNDSFGLKLTTAQLCDYAAGLGADCPFFIENKPVYAYDIGTSFEPVELDLSSYYIVMIKPDIHISTAEAYANVSPQVSDVNLKEAVRLPVQEWKFLIGNDFEDGLFERYPLIKSLKEACYESGALYASMSGSGSAVYAIFKEKVNVDHLQQFGHVYYPTIL; this is translated from the coding sequence ATGATTACATTTCCTAATGCGAAGATCAATATAGGTTTGCACATTGTAGAAAAACGTGCTGACGGGTATCATAATCTGGAAACCGTATTTTATCCTTTGCCCGTATATGATGTTCTGGAGTTTGTGGAAGCGAAACAAAAAACTGCTTTACATACATCAGGTATACATATTCCGGAAGGAGGGACGAACCTTTGCCTGAAAGCATTCGATCTGTTAAAGGAGAATTTTCAACTTCCTGAGCTGGAAATTTATTTACATAAGCATATTCCTATCGGAGCAGGATTGGGAGGTGGATCTGCGGATGCTGCTTTTTTTCTCAAATCTGTAAATGATAGCTTTGGGCTGAAATTAACAACGGCGCAGTTGTGTGATTATGCAGCCGGATTAGGTGCCGACTGTCCGTTTTTTATCGAAAATAAACCTGTTTACGCTTATGATATCGGCACTTCCTTTGAACCGGTTGAACTGGATCTGAGTTCGTATTATATCGTTATGATAAAGCCTGATATACATATCTCTACAGCAGAGGCTTATGCAAACGTTTCTCCACAGGTATCAGACGTGAATCTCAAAGAAGCTGTACGTCTGCCCGTACAGGAATGGAAATTCTTGATCGGTAATGATTTTGAAGACGGTCTGTTTGAAAGATATCCTTTAATAAAATCCCTGAAAGAAGCGTGTTATGAGTCGGGAGCACTTTATGCATCTATGTCCGGTTCAGGATCAGCTGTATATGCAATTTTCAAAGAGAAGGTTAATGTAGATCATCTGCAGCAATTCGGACACGTGTATTACCCGACCATATTGTAA
- a CDS encoding DUF2975 domain-containing protein, with protein sequence MSKTNNFVFKALYIITWIIFIGLFIEMIGLFVNLLFSIFKPEFVPKLYQKLDLTMMYKENKFGFYGIYGFILTICYLKTSLFYIVLELMHKIDLTKPFNSLVSRQILLISYYTLSTGLLVYIGGQITKRLVHHDSIAGNLEQFWTDGEAFILMGAVVYIIGTIFKKGVDLQTENDLTI encoded by the coding sequence ATGTCAAAAACAAATAACTTCGTATTTAAAGCCTTGTATATCATCACATGGATAATTTTTATCGGTTTATTCATTGAAATGATTGGCTTATTTGTAAATCTTCTTTTCAGCATTTTCAAACCCGAATTTGTCCCTAAGCTTTATCAGAAGCTGGACTTAACGATGATGTATAAAGAGAATAAATTTGGTTTCTATGGAATCTACGGCTTTATTTTAACTATTTGTTACTTAAAGACAAGTCTGTTTTATATAGTCCTGGAACTCATGCATAAGATAGATTTAACAAAACCATTCAACAGTTTAGTTTCCCGCCAGATTCTATTGATTAGTTATTATACGCTTTCCACAGGACTGCTGGTTTACATTGGCGGACAAATCACCAAAAGATTAGTGCATCATGATAGTATTGCCGGTAACTTAGAGCAATTCTGGACCGATGGGGAAGCATTTATTCTGATGGGAGCTGTAGTCTATATTATCGGGACTATTTTCAAAAAAGGAGTTGATTTACAAACTGAAAACGATCTGACGATTTAA
- a CDS encoding helix-turn-helix domain-containing protein, whose amino-acid sequence MPIIVNLDVMMAKRKMSLNELSEKVELTLSNLSILKTGKAKAIRFSTLDAICKALNCQPADILEYVEDPL is encoded by the coding sequence ATGCCAATCATTGTGAATTTAGATGTAATGATGGCAAAGCGAAAAATGTCGCTCAACGAGCTGTCAGAAAAAGTAGAACTAACGCTTTCTAACCTTTCTATTCTCAAAACAGGGAAAGCCAAAGCTATACGTTTCAGCACGTTAGACGCCATCTGCAAAGCGCTCAACTGTCAGCCTGCAGACATTCTTGAATACGTAGAAGATCCCCTGTAA